Part of the Stackebrandtia endophytica genome is shown below.
CGGCTCGCACTCCGGCTGCGACCCGCGATGGGGCGGCACCATCGATCTGAACGAACCGCGCATCATCGATCAGATCGCCGAACTGCGTGCCATGGGCGGGGACGTGGTCATCGCCTCGGGCGGAGCCCTGGGGCCTTATCTGGAGCACGTCTGCTCCTCCGCCGACGCGCTCCACGACGCCTATACCGCGGTCCTCGACGCCACCGGGGCAACCCATCTGGATGTCGACGTGGAAGCGTCCATTCCACACACGATGGTCAACACCGCGCTGAAGCGCCTGCAGACCGAGCGGGGAACCGCCGTCGGCTACACCCTGCGAGTGCAGGGACAGGACTACGGTATGGACCCGTACTCGGTCCAGATTCTTCAGGACGCCGCCGCTCAGGGAATGGAACCGTTGGTCAATCCGATGCTCATGAATTTCGGCTACTCCGGTGACTGGGGTGCCGCCATGATCGACGCGGCCGAGGCCAGTCGTGCTCAACTGGCTGCCATCTGGCCCGACAAGTCGACCGCCGAACTGAACGCCATGTTGGGGGTCACTGCGATGATCGGGCATAACGACACCGGCATGGTGACCACTCAGGCGCATGCAAGAGCGCTGCTGGCCTGGGCACAGGACCAGAACATCGGGTTCATCGGATTCTGGTCGGTGGGGCGCGACAACGGTGACTGTCCCGGGGGAGGGGTGAGTCCGGCCTGTAGCGGGATCGCACAGTCTCCGTACGAGTTCACCAAACTGTTCGGCGCGTTCGCCTAAGCCATAGCCGTCTGAGTCCCGGTATCCACAATGTCCGCGGGGTGGGCGGTGACATCGTCACCGCCCACCCCGCGATCTACTGCCGTCGGCTACCCGGTGGATACCCGGGCATCGGGACAGCTGATGCCCTCCTCGGGGTTGACACCGTCCATGATGTAGGAGTCGACCGGGCCGTCGATGCACTCGAGACCCTGCCCGTACACGGTGTGGCCGAAGCCTTCGTAGGTGATCAGGGTGGCGCCGCTCTGCTCGGCCGCGCTCACCGACCACGGGTACACCGTGGCGATGTCGTAGTGGTTGCCGATCATCACCAGGTCGACGTCGTCATCGATCTGCAACGGTTGCTGCGGATTCGTGGTCTCGATGCCCGATCCGATGCAGGACAACGCGTGCTGGTTGTACGGCGTCCACTGCATGTTGGGGTACTCCAGCGCCAGCCCCAGATTCAGCAACGCCCAGTGCCCGTATCCGTAGATCGGGTAGTTCCAGTCCTGGCACCAGATCGCCTGTCCCGGGTAGTTGATCTCGACCTCGTCGCTCAACGCCGCCGACAGAGTCCGGGTGTCGGACTGGTCTCGCAGGTCGCGCAACCCGGCCGCCAGTTCCGACCACTGTGAGGGGTTCGAGCTGTAGGAGAACGTCAAGCCGGTCAGTTGGTAGAAGTCGACGGCCTCGCCGGTGTTCGGATCGGTCAGGTCACCCGAGCGCGCCCGCTCACGCAGGTCACCGTAGGTGGCCTTCGTGTCGTCGCCGTTCAATGCGCAGGAGGTGTCGGCGTCGCACCAGTCGGCGAAGGCCACGAAATTCTTCTCCGCGGCGGCGGTCTCGGTGCTCATGAACTCCCACGCGGTGGTGAGGCTGTGGTCCATATTGCCGTCGAGCACCATGCTGCGAATGTTGTCGCCGAACAGTTCCGCGTACTGCTGGCCCATCAACGTGCCGTAGGAGTATCCGGCGTAGTTCAACCCGCCGTCGTCCAGCGCGACCCGGATGGCCTCGATGTCATGGGCGGTTTGAATCGTGTCGACGTGGTCGAAGAGGGCTCCGGTGCGTTCGGAGCAGTCGGCCGCCAATTCGCCGTTGAGTCGTTGCACCGCCTTGTACTCGCGGAGGGTCTCCGGGTACGGCATGGAGGCGAACTCTTCGAACAGCTTCTCATCACACTGGATCGGCTCACTGGTGTTGATGCCGCGTGGATCGAAGCCGATCACGTCGTACTGGGCGGCGATCTCATCACTGACCAGGTACGCCCCGTACTTGATCATGTCCACACCCGACCCACCCGGACCGCCGGGGTTGATGACGACCGAGCCCGAACTCTCCCCACCGGTGGCCCGGTGCCGGGCGAGGCCGATCTCGATGGTCTCGGTGTTGTCGGGGTCGGTCCAGTCGACCGGGACGGTGATCGACGCGCAATCGACCTCGGGCGCGTCCTCACAGGGCTGCCAGTCGATGGGGTCGGAGGTGGGGGTCGCATGGGCACCGGAGGCGGCGACAAGGGAGACGGTCACGGCGGCGACCACTGTGGCAATGCCACGAAGACGCATACGTTGTCCTCTCTGGAGTTAAGGGATCGTCGATCATGAATGCACCCATGACTATGCGATCCGTTATGCCGCATTGGTTTGACATGGTTGATCGACGTCGCTTCCTTGGATATGTCCGTAATGGTCGATCGTTCGTGCGGGGTGATCGACCACTACGACAGTGCCACAGAAAACCGGACATGCCCACCGGGGTTTCGCCCTAGGGGGTCGGTGGTGACGGGCGGAATCCCCGACTGCATCGATGTCGATGAATATGGACTCTCGCGTCCCGGCCCGTCGACGACGACCGGCCACCGGGATTTCGGAGTGGAAGGTTCAGGTCAACTCGCCTTACGGTGCGATGATGACGACGACTTCTTCGCACTCTTCTTGGTTGACTTCTTCGCCGCCTTCTTTCGCGGGGGACGCGATTCATCACCGCGGGACGCCTTGGCCCGTTTCACGCTGGCCTGCAACGCCGACATGAGATCGATGACCTCCGCCTTCGGCTCGGTCTCCTCCGGAGAGAAGGTCTCGTCTCCGGCGATCTTGGCGTCGATCAGCTTGTTGAGCGCGATGCGATAGTCGTCGTGGAATTCGGAGTCGTCGAACTCCTCGGTGGTCATCGAGTCGATCAGCGACTTGGCCATCTCCATCTCCTTGTCGGAGATGGACACCTCGTCGTTCAGTGAATCGAAGCTGGGGGAGCGGATCTCGTCGGGCCACTTCATCGTGTTGAGCACCAGCACATCCTGGTAACGCCGTAGCGTGGCCAGCTGCTCCCGCTGCCGCATCGCCACTTTCACCACCGCCACCACACCGGAGTCGGTGAGCGCGTCACGCAACAGGATGTACGGCTTGGTCGCCTCCTTCGGCTCCAGGTAGTAGGCCTTGGAGTAACGCACCGAGTCGATCTGCTCCTCCGGGACGAACTCCAGCACCTCGATGGTGTGGGCCGATGGCAACGGCAGGTTGTCGAAGTCGGACTGTTCCAGAATCACCGTCTCGCCGCTGCTGAGCGGATAGCCCTTGGCTATGTCGGCGGATTCGACCTCTTCACCATCCAGTTCGCACACCTTCCGGTACCGGACACGACCGCCGTCGGTCCGGTGAATCTGGTGAAAGCGCACGTCCTTGTCCTCGGTCGCGGAGTAAGCCTTGACCGCGATCGACACCAGGCCGAATGAGACGGCGCCGCTCCATATGGCGCGCATGGGTCAAGAATGGCACCAGTCGGGGGCGGGGCGGACCAAATTATCGGATATCGTCCCAGGTCAACCGCGCAAAACCTACCATCGCGAGGTGTCTGTCACTCGCGTTACACCCATGCTCGCGACCACCGGTGATCTACCCGAGGGACGCGAGTGGGCCTTCGAGTTCAAATGGGATGGCATCCGTGCGCTGGTCGACGTCAGCACGCGGCACGGGGTGCGGGTGACCAGCCGGACCGGTCGGGACATCACCGTCGCGTTTCCCGAGTTGACCCGGCTGGCCGAGCAGGTGCCGGACGCTCTACTCGACGGCGAACTGGTCGCCTTCGACCAGGACGGGAAGATCTCGTTCGGCAAGATCATCGAGCGCATGCACGCCACCGATCCGGCTCAGATCGCGCGGTTGTCTCGGCGTACCCCGATCGCATATCTGATCTTCGATCTACTGAGGTTCGACGGATCCGACACCCGACCGCTGCCGTATATCGACCGGCGCGGTTTGCTGGAGGAGCTGGACCTGGTCGGCGAGGCTTGGCAGACTCCCGTCAACCATGCCGACGGAGCCGTCGCGATGACGGTGGCCCT
Proteins encoded:
- a CDS encoding chitinase, yielding MSRNRRFWTAMVAIIALVSLSWTGTANARPASTAAEISYAPYIDITRTSPTLPEVAAATGIKHFTLAFVLGSHSGCDPRWGGTIDLNEPRIIDQIAELRAMGGDVVIASGGALGPYLEHVCSSADALHDAYTAVLDATGATHLDVDVEASIPHTMVNTALKRLQTERGTAVGYTLRVQGQDYGMDPYSVQILQDAAAQGMEPLVNPMLMNFGYSGDWGAAMIDAAEASRAQLAAIWPDKSTAELNAMLGVTAMIGHNDTGMVTTQAHARALLAWAQDQNIGFIGFWSVGRDNGDCPGGGVSPACSGIAQSPYEFTKLFGAFA
- a CDS encoding alpha/beta fold hydrolase produces the protein MRLRGIATVVAAVTVSLVAASGAHATPTSDPIDWQPCEDAPEVDCASITVPVDWTDPDNTETIEIGLARHRATGGESSGSVVINPGGPGGSGVDMIKYGAYLVSDEIAAQYDVIGFDPRGINTSEPIQCDEKLFEEFASMPYPETLREYKAVQRLNGELAADCSERTGALFDHVDTIQTAHDIEAIRVALDDGGLNYAGYSYGTLMGQQYAELFGDNIRSMVLDGNMDHSLTTAWEFMSTETAAAEKNFVAFADWCDADTSCALNGDDTKATYGDLRERARSGDLTDPNTGEAVDFYQLTGLTFSYSSNPSQWSELAAGLRDLRDQSDTRTLSAALSDEVEINYPGQAIWCQDWNYPIYGYGHWALLNLGLALEYPNMQWTPYNQHALSCIGSGIETTNPQQPLQIDDDVDLVMIGNHYDIATVYPWSVSAAEQSGATLITYEGFGHTVYGQGLECIDGPVDSYIMDGVNPEEGISCPDARVSTG
- a CDS encoding Ku protein — translated: MRAIWSGAVSFGLVSIAVKAYSATEDKDVRFHQIHRTDGGRVRYRKVCELDGEEVESADIAKGYPLSSGETVILEQSDFDNLPLPSAHTIEVLEFVPEEQIDSVRYSKAYYLEPKEATKPYILLRDALTDSGVVAVVKVAMRQREQLATLRRYQDVLVLNTMKWPDEIRSPSFDSLNDEVSISDKEMEMAKSLIDSMTTEEFDDSEFHDDYRIALNKLIDAKIAGDETFSPEETEPKAEVIDLMSALQASVKRAKASRGDESRPPRKKAAKKSTKKSAKKSSSSSHRKAS
- a CDS encoding DNA ligase, whose translation is MLATTGDLPEGREWAFEFKWDGIRALVDVSTRHGVRVTSRTGRDITVAFPELTRLAEQVPDALLDGELVAFDQDGKISFGKIIERMHATDPAQIARLSRRTPIAYLIFDLLRFDGSDTRPLPYIDRRGLLEELDLVGEAWQTPVNHADGAVAMTVALENDLEGVVAKRRTATYQSRRSHDWVKVKPEFHLEVVVGGWRRQVREVGSILVGEPTTDDRLRFRGRVAAGISATMEAQLLKLLRPLATTTAPFDSGITADDARGTTWVRPELVVEVDYGSITPDGRLRFSRLRRIRTDRAAIDARR